A genomic region of Ochotona princeps isolate mOchPri1 chromosome 17, mOchPri1.hap1, whole genome shotgun sequence contains the following coding sequences:
- the RTN4RL1 gene encoding reticulon-4 receptor-like 1 translates to MLRKGCCVELSLLLLLLLAWKLPLGGGCPRDCVCYPAPMTVSCQAHNFATIPEGIPEDSERIFLQNNRISLLQPGHFSPAMVTLWIYSNNLTFIDPGTFEGFAHLEELDLGDNRQLRTLAPETFQGLVRLHALYLYKCGLSALPAGIFSGLHSLQYLYLQDNHIEYLQDDIFVDLVNLSHLFLHGNKLWSLGQDTFRGLVNLDRLLLHENQLRWVHRRAFHDLHRLTTLFLFNNSLTELQGDCLAPLVALEFLRLNGNAWDCGCGARSLWEWLRRFRGSSSAVPCAAPELQQGRDLKLLRADDFRNCTGPPASPHQIKSHTLTTTDRAARKEHHPPSHGPARDKGHKKSGKNCTSHRNRNQISKAGAGKQVQELPDYIPDYQHKFSFDILPTARPKRKGKCARRTHIRVPSGVQQASAGSFLQASLLAWILGLAVTLR, encoded by the coding sequence GATGCTGTGTGgagctgtccctgctgctgctgctgctgcttgcctgGAAGTTGCCGCTGGGCGGCGGCTGCCCGCGGGACTGTGTATGCTACCCGGCGCCCATGACGGTCAGCTGCCAGGCACACAATTTCGCCACCATCCCGGAAGGCATCCCTGAAGACAGCGAGCGCATCTTCCTGCAGAACAACCGCATCAGCCTCCTGCAGCCAGGCCACTTCAGCCCTGCCATGGTCACCCTGTGGATCTACTCCAATAACCTCACCTTCATCGACCCCGGCACCTTCGAGGGCTTCGCACACCTGGAGGAGCTGGATCTTGGGGACAATAGGCAGCTGAGGACGCTGGCGCCTGAGACCTTCCAGGGCCTGGTGAGGCTCCACGCCCTCTACCTCTACAAGTGTGGGCTCAGCGCGTTGCCGGCGGGCATCTTCAGCGGCCTGCACAGCCTGCAGTATCTCTACCTGCAGGACAATCACATCGAGTACCTCCAGGACGATATCTTTGTGGACCTGGTCAATCTCAGCCACCTGTTCCTCCATGGCAACAAGTTGTGGAGCTTGGGTCAGGACACCTTCCGGGGGCTGGTCAACCTGGACCGCCTGTTGTTGCACGAGAACCAGCTGCGCTGGGTACACCGCCGGGCTTTCCACGACCTGCACAGGCTAACCACGCTCTTCCTCTTCAATAACAGCCTCACGGAGCTGCAGGGCGATTGCCTGGCCCCGCTGGTCGCCCTGGAGTTCCTCCGCCTCAATGGCAATGCCTGGGACTGCGGCTGCGGGGCGCGCTCCCTGTGGGAGTGGCTGCGCAGGTTCCGCGGCTCCAGCTCCGCCGTCCCCTGCGCTGCGCCCGAGCTGCAGCAAGGCCGGGACTTGAAGCTGCTAAGGGCTGACGACTTCAGGAACTGCACGGGGCCGCCGGCGTCCCCCCACCAGATCAAGTCGCACACGCTCACCACCACCGACAGGGCCGCCCGCAAGGAGCACCACCCGCCGTCCCATGGCCCCGCCAGAGACAAGGGCCATAAGAAGTCCGGCAAGAACTGCACCAGCCACCGGAATCGCAACCAGATCTCCAAGGCCGGCGCTGGGAAGCAGGTGCAAGAACTGCCGGACTACATCCCTGACTACCAGCATAAGTTCAGCTTTGACATCTTGCCCACAGCTCGGCCCAAAAGGAAGGGCAAGTGTGCCCGGAGGACCCATATCCGCGTCCCCAGCGGGGTGCAGCAGGCCTCCGCAGGCAGCTTCCTGCAGGCCTCACTCCTGGCCTGGATACTGGGGTTGGCAGTCACTCTCCGCTGA